The Nocardioides salarius genome includes a region encoding these proteins:
- a CDS encoding branched-chain amino acid ABC transporter permease: MQILVTGLLQGVIYTLIGLGLFLVFNVMRVVNFAHGYFVLIGMYGLLWLNPGSLPTYLLYTLGIALGAAVFGYVVERWLLDFTLHKPGHAQLVITISLGIAMQYFFQIRFPEPFQRISNPWPFSAFEILGVTVSPARLMAAIISLVLTVAISWVVYRTSLGQSIRACSQSLPGALHVGINFPRVYRGTFAFGAGIAAIAGALLIPFQPVSPHYGLDLTIKAFIIVVVGGVASLWGTVMAGILLGMAEAAGSVFVSGSLTSSAIYLTFLLVILIRPQGLIVRKAAFA; the protein is encoded by the coding sequence ATGCAGATCCTCGTCACGGGTCTCCTGCAAGGCGTGATCTACACCCTGATCGGGCTGGGGCTGTTCTTGGTCTTCAACGTCATGCGCGTGGTGAACTTCGCGCATGGCTACTTCGTCCTCATCGGGATGTACGGCCTGCTGTGGCTCAACCCCGGCTCCTTGCCGACGTACCTCCTCTACACCCTCGGCATCGCCCTCGGGGCGGCTGTCTTCGGGTACGTCGTCGAACGCTGGTTGTTGGATTTCACGCTGCACAAACCGGGCCACGCCCAGCTGGTCATCACGATCAGCCTGGGAATCGCGATGCAGTACTTCTTCCAGATCAGGTTCCCGGAGCCATTCCAGCGGATCTCGAACCCGTGGCCGTTCTCGGCCTTCGAGATCCTGGGTGTCACGGTCAGCCCTGCCCGGCTCATGGCCGCGATCATCAGCCTGGTGCTGACCGTGGCGATCTCCTGGGTGGTCTACCGCACCAGCCTGGGGCAGAGCATCCGGGCGTGCTCCCAGTCGCTGCCCGGAGCCTTGCACGTCGGGATCAACTTTCCCCGCGTCTACCGCGGCACGTTCGCCTTCGGCGCCGGCATCGCCGCGATCGCCGGTGCACTGCTCATCCCGTTCCAGCCCGTCTCCCCGCACTACGGGCTCGACCTGACGATCAAAGCCTTCATCATTGTTGTGGTCGGCGGCGTCGCCTCGCTCTGGGGGACCGTCATGGCCGGGATCCTGCTGGGGATGGCCGAAGCGGCGGGAAGCGTGTTCGTATCCGGATCATTGACGTCCTCAGCGATCTACCTGACGTTCCTGCTGGTGATCCTGATCCGCCCGCAGGGACTGATCGTGAGAAAGGCGGCCTTCGCATGA
- a CDS encoding enoyl-CoA hydratase/isomerase family protein: protein MPSVSVEREGAVAWVTISNPAIRNALTNDMAKDFAAACEEIESDNRIGCVILRGEGGTFCSGADTASWGETYSGGTLTDEAYELSDAMYGSFVRFGQLPVPTIAAVRGAAVGAGLNLAMAADLRIVAEDARIIAGFTAAGIHPGGGFFTLARRLAGREIAGALGLFGMEISGARAHEVGFAAVCVEDDQVEPTASRMAATTAKDPLLARRVKHSFQIETSGQYLTWDAALEVERGVQMWSQERRLRAQAER, encoded by the coding sequence ATGCCGTCTGTGAGCGTGGAGCGAGAGGGAGCCGTCGCATGGGTGACCATCTCCAACCCAGCCATCCGCAACGCGTTGACCAACGATATGGCGAAGGACTTCGCCGCGGCGTGCGAGGAGATCGAGAGCGACAACCGCATCGGCTGCGTCATCCTGCGCGGCGAGGGCGGCACGTTCTGCTCGGGCGCTGACACCGCCTCGTGGGGCGAGACCTACAGCGGCGGCACATTGACTGACGAGGCCTACGAGCTCTCCGATGCGATGTACGGCAGCTTCGTGAGGTTCGGCCAGCTTCCCGTCCCCACCATAGCGGCGGTGCGTGGCGCCGCAGTGGGCGCTGGACTCAACCTCGCCATGGCCGCCGATCTCCGGATCGTAGCGGAGGACGCGCGCATCATTGCCGGCTTCACCGCCGCGGGCATCCACCCCGGCGGGGGCTTCTTCACTCTGGCGCGCCGCCTGGCCGGCCGCGAGATTGCTGGGGCCCTGGGCCTGTTCGGCATGGAGATCTCGGGTGCCCGCGCGCACGAGGTGGGGTTCGCGGCCGTGTGTGTCGAAGACGACCAGGTCGAGCCGACCGCCTCCAGGATGGCTGCCACGACCGCCAAGGACCCTCTCCTCGCCCGACGCGTGAAGCACTCCTTCCAGATCGAGACGTCCGGCCAGTACCTCACCTGGGACGCCGCCCTGGAAGTCGAGCGTGGAGTCCAGATGTGGTCTCAGGAGCGTCGGCTGCGTGCTCAGGCGGAGCGATGA
- a CDS encoding ABC transporter ATP-binding protein, with product MDTALSVEGLRVWRGRSEIVRSIDLTIPSGQVVALLGANGAGKTTLIEGLLGHLPTKAEKFELFGKDVRGAKPWDMVRGGFVVVPQDRYLFTDMSVAENLAVAARRAGRRQDRSFELEELYDLFPRLSERQGQYAGTLSGGERSMLAIARGLALQPRVLVLDEPSLGLAPIVIDLIMSTIKRIAQSGLPILLVEQNVNQTLAMSSWGYVLESGEITASNDSDSLLGSDVILSGYLAVDVESAEGGS from the coding sequence ATGGACACAGCGCTGAGCGTTGAGGGCCTGCGCGTGTGGCGTGGCCGCTCGGAGATCGTGAGGTCGATCGATCTCACGATCCCGAGCGGCCAGGTGGTCGCACTCCTGGGCGCCAACGGGGCAGGCAAGACCACTCTGATCGAAGGTCTGCTGGGGCACCTGCCGACGAAGGCTGAGAAGTTCGAGCTCTTCGGGAAGGACGTGCGTGGCGCGAAACCGTGGGACATGGTCCGGGGCGGCTTCGTCGTCGTCCCGCAGGACAGGTATCTGTTCACCGACATGTCGGTCGCCGAGAACCTCGCGGTGGCCGCTCGGCGCGCAGGGCGACGTCAGGACCGGTCGTTCGAGCTGGAGGAGCTCTATGACCTCTTCCCGCGGCTGTCCGAGCGACAGGGCCAGTACGCCGGAACATTGAGCGGTGGCGAGCGGAGCATGCTCGCGATCGCCCGGGGGCTTGCGCTCCAGCCCCGGGTACTTGTCCTCGACGAGCCCTCCCTGGGGCTGGCGCCAATCGTGATCGACCTCATCATGTCCACGATCAAGCGCATCGCACAGTCAGGACTCCCCATTCTGCTGGTGGAGCAGAACGTCAACCAGACGCTCGCCATGTCCTCGTGGGGGTATGTCCTCGAATCCGGCGAGATCACCGCGTCGAACGACAGCGACTCGCTGCTTGGGTCGGACGTGATCCTCAGCGGCTACCTGGCCGTCGATGTGGAATCTGCGGAAGGCGGTTCCTAG
- a CDS encoding acyl-CoA dehydrogenase family protein, with the protein MTNFNDDLFAVLTAIFEKHDQQTVFRPVAPWADDLWGQLQDGGFTAIGADATLVDHAAIAKAVGKNAIALPVSDVGLARWVADTARLTLPRDSVVVCAGLEEQDRVEATFLDDGRVRLDGVAHRVPWGRHAAAVLLPVSAGAETRWVCVDRDLLEVRESVNLASEPRDDLRFLGVESDQIATVGARPREARARGGLLRTVAAVGAMEFVLDASLVHAEQRQQFGRPISGFQAVQHHLVLIAEAVASVSAAVDSAICSAPESRLMMVAAAKAMLGEQAAILTRLAHQVFGAIGTTEEHPIQTRTRRLWSWQDEFGTTAHWAADLAEQLVFPESPGAWPVLTPPLAELSARDVGERVPW; encoded by the coding sequence ATGACCAACTTCAACGACGACTTGTTCGCCGTGCTCACCGCCATCTTCGAGAAGCACGACCAGCAGACGGTCTTCCGTCCTGTCGCGCCATGGGCGGATGACCTGTGGGGCCAACTGCAGGACGGCGGCTTCACTGCGATCGGCGCCGATGCCACGCTCGTGGACCACGCGGCGATCGCCAAGGCGGTCGGCAAGAACGCGATCGCGCTCCCGGTATCCGATGTCGGCCTGGCCCGCTGGGTCGCCGACACCGCGAGGCTCACTCTGCCCCGTGATTCCGTCGTGGTCTGTGCTGGGCTCGAGGAGCAAGACCGCGTCGAGGCCACGTTTCTCGATGACGGTCGGGTGCGGCTCGACGGCGTGGCCCACCGTGTCCCGTGGGGTCGTCACGCGGCGGCAGTGCTGCTCCCTGTGTCAGCGGGCGCCGAGACCCGTTGGGTGTGCGTGGATCGTGATCTCCTCGAGGTGCGCGAGAGCGTGAACCTCGCCAGCGAGCCGCGCGACGACCTGCGGTTCCTCGGCGTCGAGTCCGACCAGATCGCCACAGTCGGTGCCCGGCCGCGCGAGGCACGAGCCAGGGGCGGCCTGCTGAGGACCGTGGCTGCCGTGGGCGCGATGGAGTTCGTGCTCGACGCCTCGCTCGTCCATGCCGAGCAGCGCCAGCAGTTCGGGCGCCCGATCTCCGGGTTCCAGGCGGTCCAGCATCACTTGGTCCTGATCGCGGAGGCGGTGGCGTCGGTCTCCGCGGCGGTCGACTCGGCAATCTGCTCTGCACCGGAGAGCCGCCTGATGATGGTGGCGGCCGCCAAAGCAATGCTGGGCGAGCAGGCGGCCATCCTGACGCGGCTCGCCCACCAGGTGTTCGGTGCCATCGGCACGACGGAGGAACACCCGATCCAGACCCGCACGCGTCGTCTGTGGAGCTGGCAGGACGAATTCGGCACGACGGCGCACTGGGCAGCGGACCTCGCTGAGCAGCTTGTGTTCCCCGAGTCACCGGGTGCCTGGCCCGTGCTGACCCCGCCGCTGGCGGAGCTGTCAGCACGCGACGTGGGAGAGCGGGTTCCGTGGTGA
- a CDS encoding acetate--CoA ligase family protein: MVNDRNHEDSSVVEALDALFHPRAVAVVGASGRRGNPFSRPLEYLASFGYEGSVFPINPQYHELAGVTCYPDLGSVPEPVDLALMMVPAKAAVDLLPEVAAAGARAAVVFASGFGETGEDGELLQRELVETGRAHGVRLIGPNCQGVLSTTAKMYGTFTAALENGPISAGCLAYVGQSGAVGGSILSLANERGIGIASWVSTGNQADLNSVDVARYLIDESDTSALAMYIESATDELAFLDLARRAAELDKPLIVLRSAVSAAGARAAASHTGAIIGDSAAFDATVAEYGVIEARDIDELIDVAHAATALPSLRGRRLGIVTTSGGAGSLAADRADEVGLVVGEFTDPAQASLAELVPSFGAVENPVDVTAQIFRTGVSDDFIEVCHRVESLDEVDGVLIALTLVTGDFATRTAEALAVLAASSKKPVAIAWGASREQTEDARRHLREQGIPVYDSVGDACRALAALRRTPPRPAGVAVPEVPTDMRALIDGLDEFVTEAVGRKLLTWAGIPVPRARLVGDRAEAEKSADEFDGPVVLKIQSASVLHKSDLGGVVLGVAREAIADAAEELLERFADVQPEGVLIQQMAPEGLEFIVGVTTTAGGIALVTAGLGGTATEIFRDTATTFAPIDSQRARDLICGTRASALLTGFRGDEPYGLDALAELVSRVSRLAVAVGPRLRELEINPVRVTHDAEHPVLALDFLMRLTTKETN; this comes from the coding sequence ATGGTGAATGATCGGAATCACGAGGACAGCAGCGTCGTCGAGGCTCTCGATGCGCTGTTCCACCCTCGTGCCGTCGCTGTCGTCGGCGCGTCGGGCCGGCGCGGCAACCCGTTCTCGCGCCCGCTGGAGTACCTAGCCAGCTTCGGCTACGAGGGCTCGGTGTTTCCGATCAACCCGCAGTACCACGAGCTGGCCGGCGTGACGTGCTACCCAGACCTCGGCTCGGTGCCCGAGCCGGTCGACCTCGCCCTGATGATGGTCCCCGCCAAGGCGGCCGTCGACCTGCTGCCCGAGGTGGCCGCGGCAGGCGCTCGAGCAGCGGTGGTCTTCGCGTCCGGCTTCGGAGAGACGGGCGAGGACGGCGAGCTCCTGCAGCGCGAACTCGTCGAGACGGGCCGCGCCCACGGGGTCCGGTTGATCGGCCCCAACTGCCAGGGAGTGCTCTCCACCACCGCCAAGATGTACGGCACGTTTACCGCTGCCCTCGAGAACGGTCCGATCAGCGCAGGCTGCCTCGCCTATGTCGGCCAGTCGGGCGCCGTGGGCGGGTCGATCCTCAGTCTCGCCAACGAGCGCGGCATCGGCATCGCCTCGTGGGTGAGTACCGGCAACCAGGCCGATCTGAACAGCGTCGACGTCGCGCGATACCTCATCGACGAGAGCGACACCTCGGCCCTGGCGATGTACATCGAGAGCGCGACGGACGAGCTCGCCTTCCTCGACCTGGCCCGCCGCGCGGCAGAGCTGGACAAGCCACTGATTGTGCTGCGCTCGGCGGTCAGCGCCGCTGGCGCACGGGCTGCAGCGTCTCACACGGGAGCGATCATCGGAGACTCCGCGGCCTTCGATGCGACGGTGGCGGAGTACGGCGTCATTGAGGCGCGGGACATCGATGAGCTGATCGATGTGGCCCACGCTGCAACGGCGCTGCCGTCGCTGCGCGGCCGGCGGCTCGGCATCGTCACGACCTCTGGCGGCGCGGGCAGTCTTGCTGCGGACCGGGCCGACGAGGTCGGCCTGGTCGTTGGCGAGTTCACCGACCCGGCGCAGGCGTCCCTCGCCGAGCTAGTGCCGAGTTTCGGCGCGGTCGAGAACCCCGTCGACGTCACGGCTCAGATCTTTCGGACCGGCGTGAGCGACGACTTCATCGAGGTGTGTCACCGGGTGGAGAGCCTCGACGAGGTCGATGGCGTCCTGATCGCCCTAACGTTGGTCACCGGGGACTTCGCCACCCGCACAGCCGAGGCGCTCGCGGTCCTCGCTGCGAGTTCCAAGAAGCCTGTCGCCATCGCATGGGGAGCGTCGCGGGAGCAGACCGAAGACGCACGCCGTCACCTCCGGGAGCAGGGCATCCCCGTCTACGACTCGGTCGGGGACGCGTGCAGGGCCCTGGCCGCACTGCGCCGGACGCCACCACGGCCCGCGGGTGTGGCGGTGCCCGAGGTGCCCACCGACATGCGGGCCCTGATCGACGGCCTGGACGAGTTCGTTACCGAGGCCGTGGGGCGGAAGCTCTTGACCTGGGCCGGGATCCCCGTGCCCCGCGCTCGGCTCGTCGGCGATCGCGCCGAAGCGGAAAAGTCCGCGGACGAGTTCGACGGACCTGTCGTGCTGAAGATCCAGTCCGCCTCCGTCCTGCACAAGTCCGACCTAGGTGGAGTTGTGCTCGGCGTCGCCCGGGAGGCCATCGCCGACGCAGCGGAGGAGCTGTTGGAGCGCTTCGCCGACGTCCAGCCCGAGGGCGTCCTGATCCAGCAGATGGCCCCCGAGGGGCTCGAGTTCATCGTGGGCGTGACAACGACCGCCGGCGGCATTGCCCTCGTCACCGCTGGACTGGGCGGCACGGCGACCGAGATCTTCCGAGACACCGCGACCACGTTCGCGCCCATCGATTCCCAACGGGCTCGCGACCTCATTTGTGGTACGCGAGCGTCGGCCCTCCTGACCGGCTTTCGCGGCGACGAGCCATACGGCCTGGACGCCCTGGCCGAGCTCGTCTCACGAGTGAGTCGGCTCGCTGTCGCGGTGGGACCGCGCCTGCGCGAACTGGAGATCAACCCTGTACGGGTCACCCACGACGCCGAACACCCGGTGCTGGCCCTGGACTTCCTCATGCGACTGACCACTAAGGAGACCAACTGA
- a CDS encoding enoyl-CoA hydratase/isomerase family protein — protein MTSVDGLKVERNGPVTWVRLDRPDRLNALSTSLQRRIVETFTELDSDAETCVVVLGTTSARAFCAGADLKENGADRWVDPMRTPQRNVYEAVFECRKPTLAALRGWVVGGGMELAMACDMRIAAEDTRFRMPEGRVGLGANFGSQMLPRLVPWAHAFDILYRAETFDATRAERIGLVSQVVAAEEMEPHVQAVAETIASRAPLSLRRFKAMVQHGSTLPVATAVRLDPGPSPYLSRDRAEGAEAFSEKRAPVWSGQ, from the coding sequence GTGACCTCCGTCGACGGGCTCAAGGTCGAGCGGAACGGCCCCGTCACCTGGGTGCGGCTGGATCGCCCGGATCGCCTCAATGCCCTCAGCACGTCCTTGCAGCGTCGCATCGTCGAGACCTTCACCGAGCTCGACAGTGACGCAGAGACGTGCGTGGTGGTGCTGGGCACCACCAGCGCCCGAGCCTTTTGCGCGGGAGCGGACCTCAAGGAGAACGGCGCCGACCGTTGGGTCGATCCCATGCGGACGCCTCAGCGCAACGTCTACGAAGCTGTATTCGAGTGCCGAAAACCGACGCTCGCTGCACTACGGGGATGGGTAGTCGGCGGCGGCATGGAGCTGGCAATGGCCTGTGACATGCGGATCGCGGCGGAGGACACGCGGTTCCGGATGCCGGAGGGAAGGGTCGGCCTCGGTGCCAACTTCGGCAGTCAGATGCTGCCGCGCCTGGTTCCCTGGGCGCACGCCTTCGACATCCTCTACCGAGCCGAGACCTTCGACGCGACGCGAGCTGAGCGCATCGGGCTGGTGTCACAGGTCGTCGCTGCCGAGGAGATGGAGCCGCACGTGCAGGCGGTCGCCGAGACGATCGCCTCACGCGCGCCGCTGAGCCTGCGGCGATTCAAAGCGATGGTCCAGCACGGGTCGACCCTTCCGGTCGCCACAGCGGTTCGACTCGACCCCGGTCCGAGTCCCTATCTGAGTCGGGACCGAGCCGAAGGCGCGGAAGCGTTCAGCGAGAAGCGCGCACCCGTCTGGAGCGGCCAATGA
- a CDS encoding acyl-CoA dehydrogenase family protein, with protein MINFPSSPLDDAELALRDEVRAFMVDYRKQGHPAQLGINAEPNIEFSKEISRRGWVGMSVPTEYGGHGRTAVDRFIVVEEMLAAGAPISAHWVGDRQTAQMLLKFGTEEQKHRFLPAIVNSEVFFCLGMSEPDSGSDLASVRTRATKTEGGWILNGQKVWTSGAHYADFAVSLCRTQPLTERKHIGLSQLIVDLKAEGVTVAPIRLLNGAHHFNEVFFDDVFVADEMLLGEPGDGWRQVTSELAHERSGPDRFLSVMPIVQRLYDELKEAKLDGAVRAELGLLFARYMTFRTMSLSIARRLDQGELPAVEAALVKDMGTQFENDAINAVRRIIDRQVDPVGDELDALLADAIVTAPTFTLRGGTNEVLRTVIAKDLIRNRGRAA; from the coding sequence ATGATCAACTTCCCCAGTTCTCCCCTCGACGATGCTGAGCTGGCTCTGCGTGACGAGGTCCGGGCGTTCATGGTCGACTACCGCAAGCAAGGACACCCAGCCCAGTTGGGCATCAACGCCGAGCCGAACATCGAGTTCAGCAAGGAGATCTCCCGACGCGGTTGGGTCGGGATGTCGGTCCCGACCGAGTACGGCGGTCACGGCCGAACCGCGGTCGACCGCTTCATCGTCGTGGAGGAGATGCTCGCGGCGGGCGCTCCGATCAGTGCGCACTGGGTCGGCGACCGGCAGACCGCCCAGATGCTCTTGAAATTCGGGACCGAGGAGCAGAAGCACAGGTTCCTGCCGGCGATCGTCAACTCCGAGGTGTTCTTCTGCCTCGGCATGAGCGAGCCGGACTCTGGCTCGGACCTCGCATCCGTGCGAACCCGCGCCACGAAGACCGAGGGAGGCTGGATCCTCAACGGCCAGAAGGTCTGGACCTCGGGCGCCCACTACGCCGACTTTGCCGTCTCCCTGTGCCGTACCCAGCCGCTGACAGAACGCAAGCACATCGGCCTGAGCCAGCTGATCGTCGACCTCAAGGCAGAGGGCGTGACAGTGGCACCGATTCGACTCCTTAACGGTGCCCACCACTTCAACGAGGTCTTCTTCGACGACGTGTTCGTCGCCGACGAGATGCTGCTCGGGGAGCCCGGCGACGGGTGGCGCCAGGTGACCTCCGAGCTGGCTCACGAGCGGTCCGGTCCCGATCGCTTCCTGTCGGTCATGCCGATTGTCCAGCGGCTCTACGACGAACTCAAGGAAGCGAAGCTGGACGGAGCGGTCCGTGCTGAACTGGGCCTCCTCTTCGCGCGCTACATGACGTTCCGGACGATGTCGCTCTCCATCGCTCGCCGGCTCGACCAAGGGGAGCTGCCCGCGGTGGAGGCGGCGCTTGTGAAAGACATGGGTACCCAGTTCGAGAACGACGCGATCAATGCCGTCCGCCGCATCATCGATCGACAGGTCGACCCTGTGGGCGACGAGCTCGATGCGCTCCTCGCCGACGCGATCGTCACTGCGCCGACGTTCACCCTGCGAGGCGGGACTAACGAGGTCCTGCGAACCGTCATCGCGAAGGACCTCATCCGCAACCGGGGGCGTGCAGCATGA
- a CDS encoding ABC transporter substrate-binding protein: MTCTFSIPMQNHERTDLMKRFTGGRRSAAKVVSLLTAAALALSACGSGSGDAAEDGGAIKIGVIAALTGIAAPYGTQSLNSFKLAVEDINEAGGVDGRDLEVVALDNRSKPEEVPALMKRLASDGIDLIVGASSTPLTITAAQTADQVKVPLLVPMEAADAIIGEGREYVYKLAPSILAEQGWAAQGIRAAMKASEDAGDPIETVSIIYVSAGAGPEAFEAWERTLTEEYPEVEILDTTSYDEAVTSDFGPIVAKTKEQNPDLIGFFGNPQGSFLFYPALEGAGWHPKMTVGVLGGNTNAQFIPTVGKAAEGDMAGNYWTSLLKAGENAEQTPQGYVEDYSEKFDGQVPDGVGAYYYSAAAVIAEALSNADDFSDADAMNQALNDVEIEGINADELGLYIVGHGVKFDDRGFNERAVGLVTQIQDGKFVPIYPEEAADGTAIFPAR; this comes from the coding sequence ATGACCTGCACGTTCTCGATTCCCATGCAGAACCACGAAAGGACAGACCTGATGAAGCGGTTTACTGGAGGTCGCCGGTCGGCGGCCAAGGTCGTGAGTCTCCTGACCGCGGCGGCACTCGCGCTGTCGGCGTGCGGCTCGGGGTCGGGCGACGCAGCCGAGGACGGCGGGGCGATCAAGATCGGCGTCATTGCTGCCCTCACGGGCATTGCGGCTCCGTATGGCACGCAGAGCCTGAACTCGTTCAAGCTCGCGGTCGAGGACATCAACGAGGCTGGCGGTGTGGACGGCCGCGACCTCGAGGTCGTGGCCCTCGACAACCGATCCAAGCCCGAGGAGGTGCCCGCGCTGATGAAGCGACTGGCCTCCGACGGCATCGACCTGATCGTCGGTGCGTCGTCGACGCCGCTGACGATCACGGCCGCGCAAACCGCCGACCAGGTCAAGGTGCCGCTCCTGGTGCCGATGGAGGCTGCTGACGCGATCATCGGTGAGGGGCGCGAGTACGTCTACAAGCTGGCCCCGTCGATCCTCGCCGAGCAGGGGTGGGCCGCACAAGGCATCCGTGCCGCGATGAAGGCTTCGGAAGACGCCGGCGACCCGATCGAGACCGTCTCGATCATCTACGTGAGCGCCGGTGCCGGCCCGGAGGCGTTCGAGGCCTGGGAGCGCACCCTCACGGAGGAGTACCCCGAGGTCGAGATCCTCGACACGACGTCGTACGACGAAGCGGTCACGAGCGACTTCGGTCCCATCGTCGCAAAGACCAAGGAACAGAACCCCGACCTGATCGGCTTTTTCGGGAACCCGCAGGGCTCGTTCCTCTTCTACCCGGCGCTCGAGGGCGCGGGCTGGCACCCGAAGATGACCGTCGGGGTGCTGGGCGGCAACACCAACGCGCAGTTCATCCCGACTGTCGGCAAGGCCGCTGAGGGCGACATGGCCGGCAACTACTGGACCAGCCTACTCAAGGCCGGAGAGAACGCGGAGCAGACGCCTCAGGGCTACGTGGAGGACTACTCCGAGAAGTTCGACGGCCAGGTTCCTGACGGCGTCGGCGCGTACTACTACTCGGCCGCTGCGGTGATCGCGGAGGCACTGTCCAACGCCGACGACTTCAGCGATGCCGACGCGATGAACCAAGCGCTCAACGACGTCGAGATCGAGGGCATCAACGCTGATGAGCTCGGCCTTTACATCGTCGGCCACGGGGTCAAGTTCGACGACCGGGGCTTCAACGAGCGCGCTGTCGGCCTGGTCACCCAGATCCAGGACGGGAAGTTCGTTCCCATCTATCCCGAGGAAGCCGCCGACGGCACGGCGATCTTCCCCGCTCGCTGA